Within Gilvibacter sp. SZ-19, the genomic segment AATGGCGTGAACTACGGCATTAGCTTAAGTCTTTGGGACTATATCTTTAAAACCAATTATATCCCAGAGGACAGCGGAACCATAACCATTGGCTTTAAAGGCGACGATAAGTTCCCGCAGGATTTTGTCGGGCAGAATCTTTATGGGTTTGGGAAGAAGAAATCTTAAAATCGATCTGCTCACAATTGAAATTTGATCAATTGAGTTGACATGGATCTTCTTTAAAACTAACTGCATCCAATTCCTGCCATATTGAAGCCTCAAACGGGCTTGGAGAAAGGAGGAACAGTACTTGGACTTTGCCACGTCGGTCACAAAAATGCTGGCTCACCTTTACGTAGAGTTCCATCATCTCACCAGTATGGAATCCGTCGAAAACCTTGATCTTACCCAGAAAATCAACAGCTTCTTTATCGCCTAGTGGATTGTCGATCAATAACATATTTGGGTCAGCGAACTCTTTAGACCAATGATTAGGTTGCATCAGGCCTTGGTAATAAGCCTCCATATTTTTGACAATCTTTTGCTTGTCAAAAAGGCTGTCTGCAGAGACATTCCAGAGCAAAGCCAAGGACCAAAATCCTGGTTTCTCGACATACTTCCAGTCTGGATGAAAGCGCAATTCCTCATGACCTTTTAGATCCATGTTCGGTGCCCAGTGGATAGGGAATTCAATGATTTCTTCTGCCCACGAACGAGGTGCATTTAGAATGAGTTCTGTCGGTTCTTGTGCTTTGGCATCCAAAAACAAGATACCTATGATAATAAATAACAGTAGTCTCATAGCGCTTTGAATTTTAGATATACATCGAACTCAATGGCTTCTGCTATGGCATGATCCTTTAACTCATTATTGTAGTTGATTCCCCATCTTGTTCTGTCAATTTTGAACTGGGTGCGAAGTTCCAGCTTATCGCCATTGGCCACTCCCCAAAACTCTTGTTGTTTGCTGATTCCCTTAATAGTCAACAATCCGATAAATTTATGTCTATTCTCTTCTGCAAAATACTCTGCCGATACTATAGTCAACATGGCCAATGGAAATTTTTCTACGTGAAAAAAGTCTTTGTCCTTCAGATGTTCCACTGGCCCATTCCCTTCGAGATAGTCCCGATTACTGATAGTGTTCATGTCAATTACAAAGGAACCTCCCACTATTGCTCCCGCCGCTGTTCGCAATTCTCCATTTTTGAAATTTACCGTGCCTTTATGGTCGCTGAACTGAAAGGCGTAATAGCCGCGCCAGTTGATAAGACTTCGCTCTGTATCTAATACATAAGTAAGGTTTTCCTCTGTTTGACTTTGGGCGGCCACACCACATAAAATACATAAGGCCAAGACTAGTTTTTTCATGATTTAAAATTTTAAAACGAAACTAGCTGGAGCAGTTGTGAGAAGTGTCAAAAAAGTGTAAAAGATGTTTAAAGGCTTGCAAAAGTTGGTCAAAATCTGTGTTATTTGTAGCAGCTATGATTAGGACCTCATTATACATTCGATACTTCCACTTTGGTATTCTTTTCCTATTACTCTCCCTTAACGCCTGCCAAGAGTCGGTTAATAATGATAGCCAGAGAGCCAAAATCGCAATGCGCGAAATAGGGCACCAGTTGCTGCT encodes:
- a CDS encoding YceI family protein produces the protein MKKLVLALCILCGVAAQSQTEENLTYVLDTERSLINWRGYYAFQFSDHKGTVNFKNGELRTAAGAIVGGSFVIDMNTISNRDYLEGNGPVEHLKDKDFFHVEKFPLAMLTIVSAEYFAEENRHKFIGLLTIKGISKQQEFWGVANGDKLELRTQFKIDRTRWGINYNNELKDHAIAEAIEFDVYLKFKAL